The following proteins come from a genomic window of Larimichthys crocea isolate SSNF chromosome III, L_crocea_2.0, whole genome shotgun sequence:
- the npdc1b gene encoding neural proliferation differentiation and control protein 1 — MRAPLLGQVAVFAALLALSTCLTGTHLCPRSLDCAQAGRHFCQPGSSHCGPCLHHLVENSHGRCVVKRRHAPHPAQSIKGKVSTYPELDEEIDFLSAIISEQRTVSRLPASPFQDISKSMQLSQSGPAHGASTTEQPTKAAVFTTTVASPTPTTTTTATTTTTTTTNHTPALLDDPIILPYPSNDSVFIIMSSVFIVAGSLALIIAGACWVRLQKGVHLTQKVDYPVYGLMRAQTFDSLPGDKKLAHSAQMYHYQHQKQQMLSLEKHRAEPKVPDSGASTDEENEDGDFTVYECPGLAPTGEMEVKNPLFDDSTLYFQRFHK; from the exons GAACTCATCTGTGCCCTCGGAGTTTAGACTGTGCCCAGGCAGGGCGGCACTTCTGCCAGCCGGGCAGCTCACACTGCGGCCCCTGCCTTCACCACCTGGTAGAGAACTCCCATGGCCGTTGTGTGGTCAAGAGGAGGCACGCTCCTCACCCTGCTCAGTCCATTAAAG GTAAGGTTAGCACCTATCCTGAGCTGGACGAGGAGATCGACTTTCTCTCTGCCATCATCAGTGAACAGAGAACTGTGTCCAGGCTGCCAG cTTCACCCTTCCAGGACATATCCAAATCCATGCAGCTCAGTCAGTCCGGGCCCGCCCACGGAGCATCAACTACAGAGCAGCCCACGAAGGCAGCAGTGTTCACCACCACTGTGGCTTCACCTACCCCAACCACTActaccaccgccaccaccactactaccactaccacaAACCACACACCGGCTCTCCTCGACGATCCCATCATCCTCCCTTACCCGTCCAATGACAGTGTCTTCATCA TCATGAGCAGCGTCTTCATCGTAGCTGGTTCGCTGGCTTTGATCATTGCAGGGGCCTGCTGGGTCAG atTGCAGAAAGGTGTGCATCTAACTCAGAAGGTGGACTACCCTGTATATGGACTGATGAGAGCCCAAACCTTTGACAGTTTG CCTGGGGACAAGAAGCTGGCCCACAGTGCCCAAATGTACCACTACCAGCACCAGAAGCAGCAGATGCTCTCCCTGGAGAA ACACAGGGCTGAGCCAAAAGTTCCCGACTCAGGAGCATCAACAGATGAGGAGAACGAGGACGGAGATTTCACAGTGTATGAGTGTCCTGGATTGGCACCT ACGGGGGAAATGGAGGTGAAGAACCCGCTGTTTGACGACTCCACCCTTTACTTTCAGAGGTTCCACAAGTAA
- the LOC104925023 gene encoding alpha-(1,3)-fucosyltransferase 7, translating into MTTSGSRAFLLLLLLLPVSFLSQLLYYSFLDQKLYQQKRHLAVPERNISILLWHWPFGRSFRLNGDKCFELYNISRCFLTNNKSTFSAADVVVFHHQEIGRGLSSLPLHQVRPASQHWVWLSLEPPVNNANLTQLNSLFNWTMSYRRDADISIPYGKTLLGGDGLVFQAAPNRSCFVSWVVSKYQPQQARASVYQSLKEHIPIDVYGKWNNRPLSNKKLLPTIANCLFYLSFENSQVKDYISEKLWRNAFQAGAVPVVLGPSRATYEALAPPGSFIHVADFKTTADLAAYLKHVATDKQAYEKYFQWHRTHRIKTYTDWRERLCQICVKYPGLPAHRVYHDLESWVIS; encoded by the coding sequence ATGACAACATCTGGATCCAgagccttcctcctcctccttctcctcctccccgtcAGCTTCCTCTCACAACTGCTTTATTACAGCTTCTTGGACCAGAAGCTTTATCAGCAGAAGCGTCATCTAGCTGTTCCAGAGAGAAACATCAGCATCCTGCTGTGGCACTGGCCGTTTGGGCGCTCCTTCAGGCTCAACGGAGACAAATGCTTCGAGCTGTACAACATCAGCCGCTGTTTCCTTACTAATAATAAATCTACCTTCTCTGCTGCTGACGTGGTTGTCTTCCACCACCAAGAGATAGGCAGGGGACTGTCCTCACTGCCCCTGCATCAGGTTCGCCCGGCATCCCAGCACTGGGTGTGGCTGTCCTTGGAGCCACCTGTCAACAATGCAAACCTCACACAGCTCAACAGCCTCTTTAACTGGACGATGAGCTACAGACGAGACGCAGACATATCTATCCCTTATGGAAAGACCTTGCTGGGAGGTGATGGGCTTGTCTTCCAGGCTGCTCCAAATCGATCCTGCTTTGTCAGCTGGGTAGTCAGCAAATACCAACCTCAACAGGCTCGGGCTAGTGTTTACCAAAGTCTAAAGGAGCATATTCCCATTGACGTATATGGCAAGTGGAACAACAGACCTCTGTCAAACAAAAAGCTGTTGCCCACCATTGCAAACTGTCTTTTTTACCTGTCTTTTGAAAACTCTCAGGTGAAAGACTACATCAGTGAGAAGCTCTGGAGGAACGCTTTCCAAGCAGGAGCTGTACCTGTGGTTCTCGGCCCAAGCCGGGCTACATACGAGGCCCTGGCTCCCCCTGGTTCCTTTATCCATGTGGCTGATTTCAAAACCACAGCAGATTTGGCTGCCTATCTGAAGCATGTGGCCACAGACAAGCAGGCCTATGAGAAGTATTTCCAGTGGCATCGCACGCACAGAATTAAAACCTACACTGACTGGAGGGAAAGGCTGTGCCAGATATGTGTTAAGTATCCCGGTTTGCCAGCTCATCGAGTCTATCATGATCTTGAGAGTTGGGTCATCAGCTAA